The stretch of DNA CTTCATGCGCGATATGGATAGCCAGAACACTCCCATTCCACTCATGGTGTCGATCCAGTCGGAGGACTATCCCGGAGTCAATGAGGTGAATCTAGGCTATCTCCATTATGGTGATTCAGTCCTTATCCGGCGGCTTAGAATCATGCCTTTTATTGAGATCGGTGCGGTGGCCTTCTTCATCTTTCTCGGATTCTCAGGTTTTCAGGTGATTCGTAATACTGAGAAACAGCACATCTGGTTCGGGATGGCGCGGGAGACCGCCCATCAGCTTGGAACGCCGGTCTCTTCCCTCATGGGATGGTTGGAGCGGTTGCAGGAAAAGCCGGAAGCGGCCGCCGAAGTTTCCGATCAGATGGCTGATGATGTTGACAGGCTGAAGAAGATCAGCGACAGGTTTGCGCGAATGGGTTCCGTACCCAGGGTGGAAGAGATTGATCTGCGTGCTCTGATTCAATCGACGGCGACCTATTTCCAGAGCCGTCTTCCTCAGAGTGCCAGTGATGTTGCTCTCAGTGTGGTGGATGGCGATCCCGTAACGGTGACCGCAACGCCGACGCTGCTTTCGTGGGCGCTAGAGAATCTTGTGAAGAATGCCATCGATTCAGTCGATAAAACTGGCGGAAAGGTTACCATCAGCGCCGAAGCCGCCGCTAATGAAGCGATAATTTCAGTAACAGACACAGGACGGGGCATTCCGCGCCGCGACCGAAAGAACGTTTTCCGCCCGGGTTACACTACTAAGGAGAGAGGGTGGGGCGTCGGGCTCAGTATGACCAAAAGAATCATCGAAGACTTTCAGGATGGGAAAGTCAGAATTGTGAAGACTGATGTGGGCACAGGTACAACCTTTGAGATCAGGCTTCCGTTGCTGCGTAGCCGATAACGTCAACCTTAGAAGGGGATAACTATGATTTCAAGACGAAAATTCATTCAAGCTGTCTTGGCGACGTCTGCAATTCCGGCGGCATTGGTAAAGGGTGAAGTGAGAAGAGTATCGCGTTCAACCGGTAAGCCAGCTGTCATCTCTACATGGAGTTTTGGCGTAGAGGCTAACCAGGCGGCTATGAAAATCCTCGAGCGAAGAGGCTCGGCGCTGGATGCGGTAGAGGCGGGTGTGAGGGTACCGGAGGGAGACCCTGAAATGGGTGGGGTCGGTTACGGAGGTCTGCCTGATGAAGATGGTCACGTTACACTTGATTCGTGTATCATGGATTCAACGGGTAATGCAGGTTCGGTGGCCTTCATTCAGGACATTAAGCACCCCATCTCCGTGGCGAGGAAGGTAATGGAGCGCAGTAAACACGTCATGCTGGTGGGTGATGGAGCCAGGCGTTTTGCTCTATCACACGGTTTTAAGGAAGAGAATTTGCTAACCGATCAGGCGCGGGAAGCGTGGCTCAAATGGAAGGAAGGATTGAGTGATAAGGATAACTGGGGACCTAATGAAGATCACGATACCATTTCCATGCTGACGCAGGATGAAAAGGGAAATCTTGCTGGTGCTTGCACCACCAGCGGTCTCGCTTTCAAGATCCATGGCCGCATCGGTGACAGTCCCATCATCGGGGCGGGAATGTTTTGCGACAACGATATTGGAGCAGCCGGTGCCACAGGCCTGGGAGAGGAGGTCATTAAAACAGCCGGTAGTTTCCTGGTGGTGGAACTGATGCGACAGGGTTTCAAACCGGAAGATGCCTGCAAAGAAGCTCTGCAGCGTATAACGAGGAGATACAATGGAAATCCGGATTTTCAGGTTGCTTATATAGCTCTACGGAAAGATGGTGTTACTGGCGCCGCTGCTATCAAGGACGGCTTTCAGTATGCTCTTTATCAGTCGGGAAAGAACAGGCTGTACGATGTGAAGGGATTGACCTGAATCTCAGAGAATACCATTTACAACACAAAAGCCCCGAATTTCGGGGCTTTTGTGATTGTTCCGGGTTATAACGTCAGAAATCCTACGATTCCAGTTTCTCGATGACGAAATCCCAGTTGATAACATTCCAGAAAGCTTCCACGTATTTAGGACGGGCATTGCGGTAGTCGACGTAATAGGCGTGCTCCCATACGTCACAAGTGAGGAGCGGAGTTTGTCCCGAACTAATAGGGTTTTCGGCATTCTTTGCGCTAACGATCTGAAGATTCCCGCCGTCGTTGCTCACTAACCAAGCCCACCCAGAGCCGAAAGTGGTAATAGCTGTATTAGAAAACAGATCCTTGAATTCATCAAACGATCCAAACGCGCCGTTTATGGCTTGTGCCAGGGTGCCGGAAGGTTCACCGCCTCCGTTCGGACTCATACAGTCCCAGTAGAAGGAATGGTTCCAGTGCTGGGCGGCATTGTTGAACAGTCCACCCGTAGCGTTTGCGACAATCTCATCTAAATCCTGATCCTCGAACTCAGTTCCCTGGATCAGTTTGTTGAGATTCTGTACGTAAGTATTATGGTGTTTGCCGTGATGATATTCGAGCGTCTCGCTGGAGATGTGTGGCTCGAGAGAATCTTTCTCGTAGGGCAAGTCAGGTAATCTGTGTTCCATTATGGTTCCTCCTGATTCTATCTGAAATGTGCTGAGAATGCATTAACTACTTTTTGCAAATATATGGTTCTCCGCGCACTATTTCCAACGCCTATTTGGACTAAATTCGTCTACTTTATTCAAGTCAGGTTGGGGATGTCCCGTTATACTTTGACAGACAGAACTTATGGGACCTTCAAGGTTTTCGCGGATCAATGAATACTGGTAGGGAGCCGTGGCAATGAGATTCGAGAGACGTTACTGTATTCATCAAAATTTTTTTGACTTTTCGCTCTCTATCACTAACTTTGCCTACTTTTTGAGAGACAAGAATTGAGGTAATCATGGCACGAGTTTGCGAAATATGTGGAAAAGGTCCCGCGGCGGGGAATAATGTCAGTCATGCCCACAACAAGACGCGCCGTCGTTGGTTGCCCAATCTGAAACGGGTAAAGGCGGTTGTTAACGGATCGGTTAAGCGGATTAAAGTCTGTACCGCCTGCCTCCGCTCTGGCAAGGTCATCAAGGCCGTCTGAAAATCTTTCATTTAGAGAGAAGTTCGACTCTTCTTTTATGTCACTATCCTGGGAAAGTCCATCAAGATTTGGATAATCTCGAAGGTTGAAAGATTCTCACCCATGAACGATTAATCAGGTTCTTATCTTAATGAAACAAAAACCCGCCTTTGGGCGGGTTTTTGTTTTCAGGGAGGTGTGTGACTATTCGTATGAGGGAATCAGGTGGCGTTATTCGTGCCTCTGTCTCAGGAATGCCGGGATCTCCAGATCGTCATCCTTGAAGATGACAGGATCTACCTTCGACTCAGTTGGCGATTGTGCCTCTCCGGATTTCTTGGCCTCGTGTGTTGGTGCATTCACCGTGTTATGAATGGTGATTGCTTCCTTGCGGAATGTCGGTAGTATTTCCTTCCGAGATGATTCTTCTTCCACCGCGGTTGCTCTCATGGCGAAGCCTGTGGCGATGACCGTCACATGGATTTCATCTTTCATATTGGGATCTATGACAGCGCCGAAGATAATATTGGCGTCATCGCCCGCTTCTTCAAAGATGATGGATGTTGCTTCATCAACTTCCATAAGTGTCATCTTTTCACCACCGGTGATGTTCACAAGGACGCCTTGTGCCCCGCAGATATTCACATCATTCAGCAGCGGACTGGAGATGGCCTGTTGCGCTGCCAGCACCGATCGCTCTTCACCTTCGGCAATGCCTGTCCCTATGATAGCGTCTCCCATGTCCCGCATGACGGTATCAACGTCGGCAAAATCGAGGTTGATCAGGCCATGAAGGTTGATGAGGTCCGAGATCCCGCGTGTGGCTTGGAGCAGGATCGAATCGGCCATCTGGAAAGCTTCCACAACGGTAGTGGATTTATCGATGATGGAAAGGAGCTGCTGATTTGGGATCGAGATCAGCGTATCACAGTTCTTTTGCATATCGTCGATTCCGGATTCAGCCCGCCTCATCCGTTTGGGGCCTTCAAAATTGAACGGTTTTGTTACGACGCCTACAGTAAGCGCGCTCATCTCCTTTGCAATCTGAGCTACGATGGGGGAAGCACCGGTTCCGGTACCGCCGCCCATGCCGGCAGTGACAAAGACCATATCAGCCGCTTCCATGATGGATGCTACCGCGTCTTTTTCCGATTCCATGGCGGCCCGGCCTATATCTGCTTTCGCACCCGCGCCCAAACCCTTCGTCAGGTTTTTTCCGATCTGTATCTTCGTCTCTGATTTATTGTTGTCCAAGTCCTGTGCATCCGTGTTGATGGCGATAAAGTCAACGCCACCGAGGCCCGCAGATATCATACGGTTAATGGCATTTCCACCTGCACCCCCTACACCGATTACTTTGATTCTGGCCTTCTGGTCTGCTAGTGTGTCGAATTCGAACAGCATGATTCCCTCCTTATTTTACTCTCCCGCGAAGCTGACTGTTATTCCAAATTTGTGAAATCAGTGCTCCGTCATGTTGATGTTATTTTCAGTTTCTTAACTCCTTTTATCTAACTTCCGTCAAAGATTTCTAGAAGAATTCACTGAACCACCCTTTCACGCGACGAAAACCCTTCGAAAACGGCGGTTCGCGATCTGTTCCCAAGTTAATGTCCAAAGCTACAGTAGAACTGAACTGGACGAGGCCGATGGCAGTGGCATAGATGGGACTTGCGGCAATATCCATGATACCACTCAAACCTCGCGGAATACCGATCTTCACCGGTCCCTCGAGGACTTCTTCAGCCAGACTTGTAACGTTCTTGAGCAGCGCACCGCCCCCCGTGAGGACGATGCCAAAGCTGACCGGGCCGTCCACATCGGCACGGCTGATTTCGCGTTCTACCATATCGAAGATCTCTTTCATCCGTGCTTCCACATATCTGGAGATCTCATGTTCGGAAATCTTCCTGGCCATCTCGCCAGGCTTATGCGGTAGTTCAACTTCTAGATCCGTGGACGCCATCGATGCCTTTGCTGAACCGTACTTGATCTTAACGGCTTCAGCCTCCTCGATGGAAACTTGTGTCATCATGGCGATATCATTAGTAATGTTATTGCCGCCGAGCCCGATAACGGCAGAATGTCGTACGGCACTATCAAAGAAAACGGATACGTCGGTAGTTCCGCCCCCGATATCCACCAGGGCAACCCCTAGCTCCTTTTCATGACGTTCCAGGGCCGCCGCCGCCGATGCGAGAGGCTGGTAAATGAGCCCGTTAACTTCAATGCCCGCTTCTTCTACACACTTGCTGATATTCTTGGCTGCTGATGTGGCGCCCGTAACAAGGTGCACCTGCGCTTCCAGCCGTCTCCCTACCATCCCCAGAGGATTCTTCACGCCACCCTGTTCGTCTACTACGTATTCCTGAGGAAGGATGTGGAGGATACCTCGGTCAACGGGGAGGGAGATAGCCTTCGACATCTCCAGAACTCTGCTGATATCAGCGTTAGAAATTTCATGTTCATAGTTTACCGGGTGACCGTTCTTTGAAACGGCAATTGCCCCGTGCGTATTGATGCCCCTGATATGATCACCAGAAATGCCGACATAAGCGTCAGAAACTTTCAGATTGGCCATCTTTTCCGCTTTATGAACAGCGGATTCAATAGACTGAATAGTGTCATCGATGTTTATTACGATACCCTGTTTCACGCCCTCCGATGGGGCAATACCTGTACCGAGAAGTTTCAGTCCGGAGCTCTGTTCATCGTATTGCGCAATGACGCAGCATATCTTAGTGGTACCAATATCGAGACCGACACATATTCCTTTATCTTGAGCCATAATCAGTTCCTCAAGTTCTTTCTCTGACGATTATCTGGTTTCTGTAGCGCAGGTCAACATACTTGTAATCGTACAGAGAGCGGATGCCCGAAACCGTGAACGCAAATTTTCTCAGCATATTGAGCTGATGCGGCACCTCTATGGCGCCGAGATAGATTTGAGTGGGGCGCTTAGCCAGAACAATGACATATTCATCGCCCGCATCTACCTTCATTTCAGAGATGTTACTGTAGAGGTTGGTAAAATTTGTCCTGATCAGATGGAGATATTCCACCGCTTCCATAACTTTTTGGGAAAGACACTGTTTACCGATCGGGTAAAGTTCCGTCGCCGGATTGAAGCCGGTGAGAGTAGGGATATCGAAATCGAAACTGCCGTTTTCAGTGGGGAGGACAACACCGTCCGCATCGATCATGATGAAAGGCGCAAGATTCAGATAAGCGATAGGGGATCGTTCGATGAGATCGATATTCAAGGTAGAGGGGAAATCCCTACTGATTCTGGCCCCTTTAACGAATGGGTGTTCCTCCAGTTTTCGCTGAATGGCTTCTAGGTCAATATCCATGAGGGAAGGGAAGCGGGGCAAATCGATTGACTCAAGTATATCTTCCCGCTGTAGGTGACTGTGTCCTGCCACCCTGATATTCAAGACATCGAAATGATCGAAAGAATCAGCCCAAGAAAAGGCGAATAAAATGAGCACCGCCACCGATACCAGAGAAAAAGTTACAACTGTTGCCCGCACAAGAAGGGAAACCCACTGAGGCATCCGTTTTATTGATCTGCCTTTACGTTTCTTGTTTTTTGTCTGTCGCTTACGCATCAAAGTGTCCTTGTGGGAAACCGAGAGTCTTAATCTCAAGTTCCAGATCGATATCGAATTTTTCCTTAATCTCCTTACGTGCTGTCCGGATCAATTCGGCAATGTTTTCTGCCGATGCCTTACCGTGATTGACGAAGAAGTTGGCGTGCTGTGGAGAGATTTCCGCATCGCCTGATCGTTTCCCCTTTAGGCCGGCCTTGTCGATGAGGTAGCCGGCGGCTTGGGCATGGGGCGGATTCTTGAAAACACTGCCAGCGGAGCGGAACCGAAGCGGTTGTGATAACTTGCGGCTGGCACTGGACTTGGCCTTCAATTCAGCGATTTTATCCGGCAACCCTTTCTGGAACTCGAACTGCGCTGATAGAAGAACCTCACGATCAGTGAGAGAAGAATAGCGGTAGCCGAAGTCAATTTCACGCTTCAAATAGGTTTTCGGCTTTCCGTCGGGGGTGATGACATTAACAGTGGTCAGGAAGTTAGATATCTCGTGACCGTAAGCGCCGGCGTTCATCCTGATAGCGCCGCCGAGCGTCCCGGGAACACCGATCAGGCTTTCCACACCGGCTAGATCGTTCTTGATGCACTCTTTCACGAAATGACCCATCATGGTACCGCTCTGGGCAAAGACGCTGGTGCCGTCAATTGTAAGCTTCTTGAAGTGTTTCGCGAGGCTGATAACGAAGCCGTCAAAACCGTCATCACTTACCAGAAGATTCGAGCCGGAACCGGCGAAAAAGACTTCCACGCCGTGATGACCTACGAAGCGCAATAAAACTTTCAGATCTTCTTCGTCAGCGGGATAGAAGAATCCCAGTGCCGTACCGCCGATACCGTACGAAGTGTGGCGCGACATCGGTTCGTTCCACTTTACTGTACCGTTCATTTCTTCTTCCAGATCTCTGAATTCTTTGCTAACGGTTGACACTTCAAACTTCTATTTTCTCTCCCTGTAGTACGGCAACGTATTGATCCCCCATGCGCCAGATATCACCGGCACCCAACGTTATTACTAAGTCACCTTCGTTTACCAGCGCCCTCAATGCCGCCACCACCGATTTCTTGTCTTTAACCCAGTGGACATCCTTATGCCCCATGGACTTTGCAGCATTGACGATTAATTCTCCACTAACCCCTTCGATGGGCTCTTCCCTGGCGGGATAAACATCCGTTACAATGAGGACGTCGCTGATGAGGAAAGCGCGTGCAAAATCTTCGTAAAAATCCCTGGTGCGCGTATAGAGGTGAGGCTGAAAGACAGAGACTAGTCGTCTCTCCCAGCCATTCTTGACCGCCTTCAATGTTGCCGATACTTCTGTAGGGTGGTGTGCATAATCGTCCACTACCATAATGTCGTTAAAGATCCCCTTGATTTCGAATCGCCTGCGGACACCAGAGAAATTCTTCAACCCTCTCCTGATCGTATCGAAGTTGATATCCAGTTCAAAGCTCAGCCCAATGACGGCCAGGGCGTTTTTGACATTGTGGGCGCCTGGAACCTGGAGCTGAATTGATCCTAATTCTTCATTCTTATGCTTTACCACGAAGTCCGTCTGAATCTCGCGGTACTCCATCTGTTCCGCGCGGAAATCGGCATCCTTAGTAAAACCGTAAGTAACGACGGGACGACTGATGTTGGGGACAATCTTCTTCACCAGCGGTTCATCAGTACAGGCGACTACAGTACCGTAAAACGGCACCGCATTTGCAAATTGGGTGAAGGCGTTCAGCAGATCTTCCTGACTATCGTAACAGTCCATATGATCACTGTCGATGTTGGTGATGACAGCGTATGTCGGACTGAGCTGGAGGAAACTCTTGTCGAACTCATCTGCCTCTACCACGATCACATCTCCCGCTCCGAGTAACGCATTGACATTAAGGCTCTTCACGACGCCTCCCACGACGATTGTGGGATCCAGTTCGCCCGCTGTTAAGACTGCGCCCATCATCGAAGTGGTGGTCGTCTTGCCATGTGTGCCGCCGATAGCAATGCTTATCGCCTTAAGCTTGAGAAGTTCACCAAGCATCTCCGCCCGGCGGATAACGGGAATACCGCGGTCTCTGGCAGCCTGGACCTCTGGATTGTCCATGTTGACCGCCGATGAATAAACCAGCATGTCACTGTCGTTGATGTTATCATAGCCATGACCTTCGAAAATGACGGCGCCCTTCTGCCTCAAACTTTTAGTAATCTCTGACGGTTTAAGGTCTGATCCTGACACATTGAAGCCAAGGTTGAGTAGCAGTTCGGCAATGCCGCTCATACCGATTCCGCCGATACCAACAAAATGAACTTTTCTGATCTTGCCAAACATCACGCTTCCGCCAAAGCTACGATTTCATCGACGATCCGTTCGGCCGCATCCTGTACAGCCGCGCCTCCAGCCTTTATGCTCATGGCCGCTAGCCGCTCCTTATCCCCAATCATAGATTGTATGGCCTCTGTGAATGAGTCGTTTGCCAGATCGCCTTCCTTGATAATCACGGCGGCGTCCCTGTCGGCGAGGTTTTGGGCGTTCTTCATCTGATGATTGGCGGCAGCACCGGGAAAAGGGATCAGGAGCGACGGTTTGCCACAATAGGCGATCTCCGCCAGGGCTAGGGCACCCGCCCGTGAAACAATCAGGTCTGCCGCCGAATAGACAGCACCCATATCGTCCGTGAAAGGGAAGACCTTCACCACCGGCGAATCTGTCTCAAAATGCTTCAACTGTTCGTAGTGTGCCATCCCGGTCTGCCAGAGGATTTGAATATTGTTCGTCTTCATCTGTTCGACAGATGCGGTGACAGTGTCATTCAGCGCTTTGGATCCTTGACTTCCGCCGATGACAGCAAGTACCGGTTTTCCGTGGTCCAAGTTGAAATGATTCAACGCTTCATGTTTGCTCATCGTATTCAGATCCTTGCGCACAGGATTGCCAGTGAGACGGAAACTTTTTTTTTAAGGTATGCGGCACTTTCCTCATAACTGAGACAGAGGCGTCCGACTCTCTCTGCCAGCCATCTCGTAGTTAATCCCGGATACGAGTTTTGCTCATGAATGAGAGTGGGAATCTTTTTATGCACGGCGGCGAGAAGCGGCAGGCCGCTGGCATACCCGCCGGTCCCCACGACTACGTCGGGCGAAAACTGGGTCAATAGTCGTCTCGATTGCCAGTATGCGGTGAGGAATCGCCACGGAAACAGCAGATTCCGTGCCACAGCGACACTAGAAAATCCTCTGGCAAATCCCCTGATATTCAGAAGTGTATAGGGGTAATCGCCGTGAGGGAACTTACTTGCTTCAATACCATATTTTGAGCCGACAAAATGAATCTGGACATACTGCACTTTCTCTTTGAGTGCATGGGTGATAGCGATGGCGGGGAAAAGGTGACCCCCGGTGCCGCCACCTGCCATAACAACATTCAGTCCGCGTTCAGGCAAAGAGAACTCCTGCTGGTTTTTTTTCACGTACAATACGTTTCGCCATTGAGATGTTTAACAGAATTCCAATGGATAGAAGATTGGTAACAAGACCGCTGCCGCCGAAGCTGATGAAAGGCATGGGGAGACCTGTAGTTGGCACCATAGCGGTCACTACGGCGGAGTTGATGAAGGCGTATAAGATTACCTGAAGCGCAAGCCCCGTTGCCAGAAGAATGCCAAAAATATCGGTACACCCTTTGGAGATTTTCAGCGCTCTCTGGAAGAGAGCCAGATAGAGTGTGATAATCAGAAAAATACCGGCGAAGCCCACTTCTTCGCCGATGATAGACAGGATGAAATCAGTGTGTGGTAGCGGTAGGAAAAGGTTCTTGCCGACACTTTCGCCAAGGCCGACGCCGGTGATGCCACCATTGCCGAGACTGATGAGTGACTGCTGAACCTGATAGTTCATTCCCGAAATGTCGAGACCCCCGCTGAAGAACGACTTGATACGGGCGATACGGTATTCGGCGGCCAGCAGCACCGGAATCAGGATAGCGATGGATACACTTGCCGTTGCAATAATATGAGGCAGCCTGGCACCGCTTACAAAGAGTAGTGTGACGGAGATCATTCCGATCATGACAGCTGTACTGAAATCGGGCTGAATGATGATCAATCCCATAATAATCCCTATTACGACGATGGGGGGAAGAAACCCGGTAACGAAATCGCGCAATTGATCGCGTTTCTTATCGACGTATGCCGCCAGGTAGAGAATAATGGCGAATCTGGCAATATCCGAAGTTTGGAGCGAGAGCAGTCCCAGTGACATCCACCGTGCCGGTGAACTGTTGCCCTGCACAAGGTAGAGGACTTTAGTCAGGATCAGCAGTACAATACTTCCGATCAGGAAGGGGGATGCAATCTTCTTGAGGATTCGATAATCGACTCTCATTGCTGTGATCATGAAGATCAGGCCTATGGCGGCTCTCAGCAGGTGACGTCGGAAGAAGTGTGTTCCGTTGCCGTAATTTTCCATGGAGATATTTGTGCTGGCGCTGAATACCATGACCGTTCCGATGGAAACAAGAATAAGAGCAATCGTGAGCAGGCTTTTGTCGTAATGCTGTGAAGATACCTGGATTGCCTTCACTGTTGACTCTCCAGAGCGTTGACAGCCTGTTTAAAGGTATCGCCGCGTTCCTCGAAATTAGTGAACATGTCGAAGCTGGCGCATCCCGGGGCAAGAAGGACGGTATCACCGGACTGGGAATAATCATGTGCGAGGGAGACAGCTGAATCGAGCGAGTGGGCTCTTGTTGAGGGGGGTATGGGTGAGAGGGACTCTTGGATTCGATCAGCCGCCTCTCCCAGCACGATGATTCGTTTCACCTTTCCCGCGAGGTAGGGGTGAAGTTCCCGGAAGTTTGCACCTTTATCTCTGCCGCCCATGATGAGGATGACAGGTCCTGGGAATGAATCCAGTGCAACCTTTACAGAATCGATGTTAGTTGCCTTGGAATCGTTGTAGTAATCGACGCCATCGAGCGTGAGGATATACTCGAGGCGGTGTGGTACTCCGCTAAATGTTTGCATCACCTTCCCAATAGCTTCGACAGTTACGCCGAGCAGACGGCACGCCGTTGCGGCCGCAAGGAAGTTGGTCAAATTATGAACACCGGGAAGCGATACATCCTTCTTGTAAATAAGGATTTCATCTGCTCCATCATAGATCTTCGTTTCATTGACACTGAAGAGGGAATCGCTGTGACCGGCGAGTGAGAAGGGGATAAGTTGCGCCGTTGTATGAATCATAGCTGACAGCTGGGAGTCATCGCTGTTGAAGATGACGGTGTCGTCAGCAGTCATATTCTCCATGATGCGCATCTTGGCGGCGGCATAATCATCCACCGTTGGATACCGGTCGAGGTGATCAGCAGTTAAATTCAATAAGACAGCAACCTTGGGATGGAAATGACGAATGTGCTCCATCTGGAAACTGCTGATCTCCAGGATGTGTATGCCTTTCTCAGGTCGAGTCTCAAGAGTAGAAGTGACTGTTTCCGAAAAAGGGATACCGATGTTGCCAGCGAGAAAGGGATTAAACTTGCCCCTGGTACACATTTCCGCCAGCATTGTAGTAGTGGTGGTTTTGCCATTTGAACCTGTAACTGCCACGACAGGCAAGTCTGTAAACCAGCTGGCGAGTTCGACTTCGCTCACTACTGGTATCTCCTTCTCGCTGGCACATCGGATGGCATCGGCATCCTGTGGGACTCCGGGGCTGACTACCATCATGTCTGCCTCAAAGATTTTTTCTGAGTGGCCACCAAATTCCATGGCTACACCCAATCTTTCCAATTCAGATAAATCCTTAGTTAATAAAGGTGACTCATTTTGATCGCTGAGAAGAGCGTTGGCCTCCTTCTTGATAAGGAGCCTGGCGGCAGCAGCGCCGCTTTTCCCGGCGCCAATGACGGCAACTGTCTTGCCCTTTAATTCAATATTCTCTCTTACGCTGATATCTATCATCGGATCTTGAACGTGCTCATGGTCATCAGGGCGAACAAAATTCCGATAATCCAGAATCGGATAACCACTTGTGTTTCCTTCCACCCTTTCATTTCATAGTGGTGGTGGATGGGAGCCATGCGGAAGAATCGTTTTCCTTCCCCGTTTTTTTGTTTACTCCACTTGAAGTAGCTGAGCTGGATAAGGACGGAGACTGCTTCCCAGACGAAGACGCCGCCAAGGATCACAAGAAGGAATTCTTTTTTCACAAGCAAGGCGAGGGTACCCAGGGCGCCTCCGGCAGCGAGAGCTCCTGTGTCGCCCATAAAGATCTGTGCTGGCGGTGCGTTGAACCAGAGAAATCCGAGACAGGATCCCATGAGAGCAGATGCGAAAATGGCCAGCTCACCAGCACCGGGTAGATAGATGATATTCAGGTAATCGCTAAAGTCCACACGGCCCGAGATATATGCCACTACTCCCAGGGCGACGGCACAGATAGCAAGTAGACCGGAAGCAAGGCCATCGAGACCGTCCGTAAGATTGACGGCGTTCGAGCTGGCGGTCACCACCACCATTACCCATGGGATATAAAGGAAGCCGAACGAAATTTCAAGGTTTTTGAAGAAAGGTATTGAAGTGATGCCCCTAGTTTCGGCAAACTCTGGCGCCAGAAAAAGCCAGCTTCCCAGCAAAAGTCCGATAACGATCTGGCCTGTCAGCTTGTAGCGGGCGATGAGTCCTTTCTTGGTTTTCTTGACGGTTTTCAGGTAGTCGTCCATAAAACCGAGAATGCCGGTTCCTACCGTCACAAAGAGTATCATATGGATATAAGGATTTTCCAGGTTAGCCCACAAGAGG from Candidatus Neomarinimicrobiota bacterium encodes:
- a CDS encoding FtsQ-type POTRA domain-containing protein — its product is MRKRQTKNKKRKGRSIKRMPQWVSLLVRATVVTFSLVSVAVLILFAFSWADSFDHFDVLNIRVAGHSHLQREDILESIDLPRFPSLMDIDLEAIQRKLEEHPFVKGARISRDFPSTLNIDLIERSPIAYLNLAPFIMIDADGVVLPTENGSFDFDIPTLTGFNPATELYPIGKQCLSQKVMEAVEYLHLIRTNFTNLYSNISEMKVDAGDEYVIVLAKRPTQIYLGAIEVPHQLNMLRKFAFTVSGIRSLYDYKYVDLRYRNQIIVRERT
- the rpmB gene encoding 50S ribosomal protein L28, translated to MARVCEICGKGPAAGNNVSHAHNKTRRRWLPNLKRVKAVVNGSVKRIKVCTACLRSGKVIKAV
- the ftsZ gene encoding cell division protein FtsZ, encoding MFEFDTLADQKARIKVIGVGGAGGNAINRMISAGLGGVDFIAINTDAQDLDNNKSETKIQIGKNLTKGLGAGAKADIGRAAMESEKDAVASIMEAADMVFVTAGMGGGTGTGASPIVAQIAKEMSALTVGVVTKPFNFEGPKRMRRAESGIDDMQKNCDTLISIPNQQLLSIIDKSTTVVEAFQMADSILLQATRGISDLINLHGLINLDFADVDTVMRDMGDAIIGTGIAEGEERSVLAAQQAISSPLLNDVNICGAQGVLVNITGGEKMTLMEVDEATSIIFEEAGDDANIIFGAVIDPNMKDEIHVTVIATGFAMRATAVEEESSRKEILPTFRKEAITIHNTVNAPTHEAKKSGEAQSPTESKVDPVIFKDDDLEIPAFLRQRHE
- a CDS encoding N(4)-(beta-N-acetylglucosaminyl)-L-asparaginase, which codes for MISRRKFIQAVLATSAIPAALVKGEVRRVSRSTGKPAVISTWSFGVEANQAAMKILERRGSALDAVEAGVRVPEGDPEMGGVGYGGLPDEDGHVTLDSCIMDSTGNAGSVAFIQDIKHPISVARKVMERSKHVMLVGDGARRFALSHGFKEENLLTDQAREAWLKWKEGLSDKDNWGPNEDHDTISMLTQDEKGNLAGACTTSGLAFKIHGRIGDSPIIGAGMFCDNDIGAAGATGLGEEVIKTAGSFLVVELMRQGFKPEDACKEALQRITRRYNGNPDFQVAYIALRKDGVTGAAAIKDGFQYALYQSGKNRLYDVKGLT
- a CDS encoding HAMP domain-containing sensor histidine kinase translates to MKIYRQAGNIKAALFVGAIALMSGLFFYTQSIISDLRTESRDTVTLYARLIAKGVTEASDSELEFVFTEIIQKVTFPIIHTDSVGNPIIWRNLEGSEELNIEAVLGFMRDMDSQNTPIPLMVSIQSEDYPGVNEVNLGYLHYGDSVLIRRLRIMPFIEIGAVAFFIFLGFSGFQVIRNTEKQHIWFGMARETAHQLGTPVSSLMGWLERLQEKPEAAAEVSDQMADDVDRLKKISDRFARMGSVPRVEEIDLRALIQSTATYFQSRLPQSASDVALSVVDGDPVTVTATPTLLSWALENLVKNAIDSVDKTGGKVTISAEAAANEAIISVTDTGRGIPRRDRKNVFRPGYTTKERGWGVGLSMTKRIIEDFQDGKVRIVKTDVGTGTTFEIRLPLLRSR
- a CDS encoding superoxide dismutase; translation: MEHRLPDLPYEKDSLEPHISSETLEYHHGKHHNTYVQNLNKLIQGTEFEDQDLDEIVANATGGLFNNAAQHWNHSFYWDCMSPNGGGEPSGTLAQAINGAFGSFDEFKDLFSNTAITTFGSGWAWLVSNDGGNLQIVSAKNAENPISSGQTPLLTCDVWEHAYYVDYRNARPKYVEAFWNVINWDFVIEKLES
- the ftsA gene encoding cell division protein FtsA, whose product is MAQDKGICVGLDIGTTKICCVIAQYDEQSSGLKLLGTGIAPSEGVKQGIVINIDDTIQSIESAVHKAEKMANLKVSDAYVGISGDHIRGINTHGAIAVSKNGHPVNYEHEISNADISRVLEMSKAISLPVDRGILHILPQEYVVDEQGGVKNPLGMVGRRLEAQVHLVTGATSAAKNISKCVEEAGIEVNGLIYQPLASAAAALERHEKELGVALVDIGGGTTDVSVFFDSAVRHSAVIGLGGNNITNDIAMMTQVSIEEAEAVKIKYGSAKASMASTDLEVELPHKPGEMARKISEHEISRYVEARMKEIFDMVEREISRADVDGPVSFGIVLTGGGALLKNVTSLAEEVLEGPVKIGIPRGLSGIMDIAASPIYATAIGLVQFSSTVALDINLGTDREPPFSKGFRRVKGWFSEFF